In Zingiber officinale cultivar Zhangliang chromosome 1A, Zo_v1.1, whole genome shotgun sequence, a genomic segment contains:
- the LOC122022501 gene encoding probable E3 ubiquitin-protein ligase HERC4 — protein sequence MDATASGGSSSIPFRTVVDSSLPLVPPLQQTFQRMQRHCFGDSTPGEFPLAANPSIVLHVLTACNLNPQDLANLEATCTFFRKPANFTPDFQLSIAELAALDMCQKRAIFKPMSAEERDFLKQRSGGSWKLVLRYILAGEACCRRENSHAIAGPGHSIAVTSSGSVYSFGSNNSGQLGHGTTEEEWRPRLIRSLLGIRIIQAAAGAGRTMLISDGGRVYAFGKDSFGEAEYAVQGSTMVTTPQLVESLKNIYVVQAAIGNFFTAVLSREGRVYTFCWGTDSKLGHQTEQNDPVPRLLLGPLENIPVVQIAAGYCYLLALACQSSGMSVYSVGCGLGGKLGHGSRTDEKYPRLIEQFQTLNLQPVVVAAGAWHAAVVGRDGRVCTWGWGRYGCLGHGNEECESVPKVVESLGNIKAVHVATGDYTTFVVSDTRDVYSFGCGESSSLGHSTAIEAQGNRHANVLSPKLVTSLKNINERVVQISLTNSIYWNAHTFALTDSGKLYAFGAGDKGQLGIELVAQQTESGTPERVDVDLD from the exons ATGGACGCCACCGCCAGTGGTGGCAGTTCCTCGATACCGTTTCGCACAGTTGTGGATTCATCCCTCCCACTTGTGCCCCCATTGCAGCAAACATTCCAACGAATGCAGCGGCATTGCTTTGGTGATTCTACCCCAGGGGAATTCCCCTTGGCTGCAAATCCCTCAATTGTTCTCCATGTCCTTACTGCTTGCAATTTGAATCCCCAGGATCTTGCTAATCTAGAG GCAACATGTACATTCTTCAGGAAGCCTGCCAATTTTACTCCTGACTTTCAATTATCTATTGCCGAGCTTGCAGCTCTGGACATGTGCCAAAAACGGGCCATATTTAAGCCAATGTCTGCTGAAGAGAGGGACTTTCTTAAACAACGCAGTGGTGGATCCTGGAAATTAGTGCTTAGGTATATATTGGCCGGTGAGGCATGTTGCCGACGAGAAAATTCGCATGCAATCGCTGGGCCTGGTCATAGCATTGCTGTGACTTCTTCTGGATCAGTGTATTCCTTTGGGTCCAACAACTCAGGGCAGCTTGGGCATGGCACCACTGAAGAGGAGTGGAGACCTCGACTTATAAG ATCATTGCTAGGCATTAGGATTATACAAGCAGCAGCTGGAGCAGGGAGAACAATGCTGATCAGTGATGGTGGAAGAGTTTATGCATTTGGAAAGGACTCATTTGGAGAGGCGGAATATGCAGTGCAAGGATCCACCATGGTAACTACTCCCCAATTGGTGGAATCattgaaaaatatatatgttgttcaGGCAGCAATCGGGAACTTCTTCACTGCGGTTCTTTCTCGAGAAGGCAGGGTCTACACCTTCTGCTGGGGGACTGACTCGAAGCTTGGCCATCAGACCGAACAGAATGATCCGGTACCTCGTCTCCTTCTGGGTCCTCTTGAAAACATACCAGTGGTTCAGATTGCTGCTGGCTATTGTTACCTGCTAGCATTGGCCTGCCAATCAAGTGGCAT GTCTGTCTACTCTGTGGGCTGTGGCTTGGGAGGGAAGCTGGGGCATGGTTCAAGGACGGATGAAAAGTACCCAAGGTTGATCGAGCAGTTTCAGACCCTAAACCTGCAACCTGTGGTGGTTGCAGCAGGTGCTTGGCATGCTGCTGTTGTGGGACGAGATGGGCGTGTGTGCACATGGGGATGGGGACGCTACGGCTGCTTGGGCCATGGTAATGAGGAGTGTGAATCTGTTCCCAAGGTGGTAGAATCCCTGGGCAATATCAAGGCCGTACATGTCGCAACTGGCGACTATACTACATTTGTCGTGTCCGACACCAGGGATGTTTACTCATTTGGCTGCGGAGAGTCCTCGAGCTTGGGGCATTCGACTGCCATCGAGGCTCAG GGCAACAGGCATGCCAACGTGCTCAGCCCAAAACTAGTTACTTCGCTGAAGAACATCAATGAGAGGGTGGTTCAAATCAGCCTCACAAACTCAATCTACTGGAATGCACATACCTTCGCTCTAACAGATTCCGGGAAACTGTATGCGTTTGGAGCCGGGGACAAGGGCCAACTTGGGATCGAACTTGTTGCACAGCAGACAGAAAGTGGGACGCCAGAGCGCGTCGATGTCGATCTTGATTAA